From Ipomoea triloba cultivar NCNSP0323 chromosome 5, ASM357664v1, the proteins below share one genomic window:
- the LOC116018839 gene encoding uncharacterized protein LOC116018839 → MQSLDKSGVDLEAGECGDGGRRNSAAVSGGRPCSSEAVEVGNPEVSGVLPEKRISSVSECSVEVDLEGAYAKEETKLHFLRTDRDCRICHLSMDSENQEPSGTGGVFIELGCSCKDDLAAAHKHCAEAWFKIKGNRICEICGSIASNVVCVNEAESIELWSEANAAAAVAGSRPVPQVESQRFWQGHRFLNFMLACMVFAFVISWLFHFNVSS, encoded by the exons ATGCAATCTTTAGACAAGTCCGGCGTTGATTTAGAAGCTGGGGAGTGCGGGGACGGCGGCCGGCGCAATTCAGCCGCCGTGAGCGGTGGCCGGCCGTGCTCCTCTGAAGCTGTGGAGGTGGGTAATCCTGAAGTTTCCGGCGTGCTGCCGGAGAAGAGGATTTCTTCCGTGTCGGAATGCTCTGTGGAGGTGGATCTGGAGGGGGCTTATGCAAAAGAGGAAACCAAATTGCATTTTCTGAGAACAGATAGGGATTGCAGGATTTGCCATCTGAGCATGGATTCAGAGAATCAAGAACCCTCCGGGACTGGGGGGGTCTTCATTGAACTAGGTTGTTCTTGCAAGGATGATTTGGCTGCTGCCCACAAACACTGTGCTGAGGCCTGGTTCAAGATTAAGGGAAACAG GATTTGTGAGATCTGTGGATCAATTGCTAGCAATGTTGTATGCGTGAACGAGGCAGAGTCGATTGAGCTGTGGAGTGAAGCGAATGCTGCTGCTGCAGTAGCGGGATCCAGGCCAGTGCCCCAGGTAGAGTCTCAACGCTTCTGGCAAGGTCATCGGTTTCTCAACTTCATGCTAGCCTGTATGGTTTTCGCCTTTGTAATCTCCTGGCTCTTTCACTTCAACGTGTCCTCGTGA